In Mauremys reevesii isolate NIE-2019 linkage group 9, ASM1616193v1, whole genome shotgun sequence, the genomic stretch caggggacaggtagggggcggggtcctggggggaagttgggtggggtctcaggagggggcagttggggacaaggagaagggcggcttagataggggctgaggtcccaaggggcagttaggggcaggggtctcgggagggggtaatcggggacaaggaccagtggtgcttagatagggggtgggagtcctagggggcagttggggcaagggtctggggagggggcaatcagcggccaggggctgggattcaaagggctctgggctgctggcagccgcggggagcccagaaccctttaaatcccagccgcggctgggatttaaagggctctgggctccccgccgcagcgggcagtgcagagccctctgattccccgccgcagctgggatttaaagggctctgggctccccgccgcagcgggcagcgcagagccctctgattccccgccgcagctgggatttaaagggctctgggctccctgcccctgtgggcagcgcagagccctctgactccccgccgcggctgggatttaaagggctctgggctccccgcggttgcaggcagcgcagagccctctgactccccgccgcggctgggatttaaagggctctgggctccccgcggttgcaggcagcacagagccctctgactccccgccgcggctgggatttaaagggctctgggctccccgccgcagcgggcagcgcagagccctctgattccccgccgcagctgggatttaaaaggctctgggctccctgcggctgccggcagcccagagcaggggagaaacctagctccaaatattgctggagcagagcccctgactgtgaatattcctggggctaaagccccaggagcccatataagttggcgcccatgtgcacacacacactctctctctctctgtcttgttGTTGTTACCAAGTAGTTGCTCCCTTTAACTTCagggccaggtgagttagatgcgggaggggaggagctgggcttcTGTCGATCCAGATTGATGCTCCAATGTTGACAAGACGAAACCTGGGAtcctctgcaagacacctcacattttatagcagcttccctctcatgCAAATCTATACCAGATGCAAAATCAGTGTCTGTGTCAGTTGGTCAGCTGTGGCGCTTCCTTCTTGGTGTTGTCTTAATGCTgccacatttattttcaaagaggGTGTTTTCAAAAGAATGTGCTTGCTTCTTTAATGAGCCCACTTGACAAATTTTATTGTTCTTGGGTCTGGCTTCTATCCCCTCTTCAActattgcagctgtctggaggtgctgccttccactgCCTTGCTCATTCACCCCttattcattcaacagggcaattgttACAAggtggggagatcttattctactcctagcgaaaagacatttttcttctatCTTAACTATCCTTAGGGGCGATAACATTATACTGAAGCACAATACAAAGTTTCTATATAAAGATTTGATACAAAGTTCCTATATCAAAGGACTTGATACAAAATTGTATGAAAGTAGAGGTTACATATGGAAAGACTTAATACAAGGttatatgaagaggcacaatacaAAGTCAGATGAAAATGATACACGGTTATGCGAAGATGCTTAATGCCGAGGTTTATCTACAGGCTAAGGGGGCACTGAGGTGACTGTGGGTTTGTCTCTGCAGGCGGGGTGGCATGTGTGGTGAGCGGGCAGCCCTTTGACACAATCAAGGTGAAGATGCAGACCTTCCCCACCATGTACCGGGGTTTCTTTGACTGCTCAGTCCGGACGTACCAGCAGGAAGGGCTGCCCGGGCTGTACCAGGGCACCACTCCCGCCCTGCTTGCTAACGTGGCAGAGAACGCCGTGCTCTTCGCTTGCTATGGCTTCTGTCAGCAGCTGGTGAGGCAGCTGTTTGGACTGAGCAGTGTGCTGGAGCTGAGGTATGGCCTGGCCCTGTGGGTGTGCGGCATGGGGACgccagagggggtggggctgtgtggcaAGGCTGCTGTAAGCCCCCCTGGGGGGCTCCAGTTGGGCAGCATTCGGGGGGACGTCATTTGGGGAAGCCGAGTCACCCACATTTTCCAtctgtgacaggccaggagaAGGCTGTGGGGACGCCCCTGAGCAAGGGGATAGTCAGGGTTGGGGAGGCAGGTCACGCTCCCCCTCTAGGGTAGTGGTGATGAGggcctctgctctgccctctgCAGAGCCTGGGCCTGTGTGGGGTGAGCTTCGGCTCTAACATCTGTGTTCTCGGGCCCTGTGGTGCCAGTGATCTGCAGAGTGCGCTTGCTGGCTCGTTCTCCTCTGTCTTTTCCTCTATGGTGCTGTGCCCTGCGGAGCTAGTGAAATGCCGCATGCAGGCCTTACATGAGATGAAGGTCACCGGGCGAACAGCACTAGCCCATCACAGGTACGTCACAGCCGTGGGAAGCAGGCCAGGCTTTGGTGAATTACACACGTCACACACAGCCCTGGTGGAAGGTttgtgagtgaggcagcaggtcTGAATTTCCTCTTTCCCAGGAAGATGAGGGTGTCACACTGCCCAGCTGACTATAGCTGGCTTGGTGCTAAACCCAGACAATGTAAACACATTCCTTAGGAGGTGCTTACTGGGCGGGACCCTGCAGCTTCCTTCTGTCCCTCCTGGCCAGACTGCCTGCCTGTGGGTCTGCATGACACAGCATACCCGAAACCTTCCTCTATCACAGAGATAGGCattgtgtgccgaaggcggcaggtgagctgattttcaatggcactcaccctggccactggtccaggggggctctgcattttaatttaattttaaatgaagcttcttaaacatttaaaaaaccttctttactttacatacaacaatagtttagttatatattatagacttatagaaagagaccttctaaaacattaaaatgtatttctggcacgcaaaaccttgaattagagtgaataaatgaagacttggcacagcacttctgaaggtcaagtatcagaggggtagcgtctgacgaagtgggtattcacccacgaaatcttattctccagtacatctgttagtctataaggtgccacaggactctttgttgctttttacactTCTGaagggttgccaacccctgctctatcaCAACCAAAcatcctcctctccttcctggccaCTGTATTGTGGCTGAGCTGTCGGCCAACATCTCTCCCATGGCACAGTGCAGATCATTGCTGCTGCAGTTGCCAGGCTACCCAGCTTCCCCATTTTTGTGCCTATGTCTCAAATTAATCCCATGTTTCCAAAGGACAATTTGTGGAGAACATTTGCAGATGAGGGagcaagggaggtcagtggatgATATGCCAGAGCCCACTCTGATACATTAGTTTAAACCAAGTCCCCCTGCTCCTTTCTTCCTTCCACCCCAAATTCCGCCTCTAGCAGGACATGCTGGAATGTGCCCAGTTTGGCCTGGAAAACGAATCTGGGATTCGCTCTCCGTGAGAATTTGGGGTAATATGGCATGGTTCTAGGTTGACTGATGATCTTGGGTTGGTAAAGGTAATGCTGGGTGTGGTTATGTTTTCATTCTGGCCGTGATGGTCCTTGTTTGGGTACATTGCCTGTGTTCTCTCTTGCAGCTCTACCTGGGCTACTGTGAAAAATATCTTTCAATCTGAGGGCCTGCTGGGATTTTTCCAGGGCCTGACCAGTACTTGGCTACGGGAGGTGCCTGGCTACTTCTTCTTCTTTGGTGGCTATGAAGTCAGTAGAAGCTTTTTCACCCAGGCTGGCCAATGCAAGGAGGATCTGGGTGAGTAGAGTTGGATGTGGGCAAGATAAAGGGAGTTTCAGCCTTATGGCCTTTGCAGAGGAGTGGTGAGGAATTGTATCGTTTTGAGCAAGGACAGAACTAGGATCTGATTGTTTTCGCAATGAAATAGTGACCAATATCGATACAGCTCTGACCACTCCAGGGGTAGTGTTGTGCTACAGAGCTATGAGCTTCAGACAGGTGACAGAAGCAGAAACACTTTATGCAGACTGGACAAGAGGGACTCCCTGGTACTAGTAGATGGACACCAAATCAATTTGAAGGAGAGGATGTGGAACTTCAGAAGCAATCTATACATGTCACAATCCCAGGTTCCAACCCTCCTGGAAGATTTTAACTCCCCAGTTTTTTATTTATAACATTGCCCCTCGGCCCAAGCAGGTTCTTAACCAAGTATTttcattaggaggagaaattgattatACAAGTCAGGGATTTCTTTGGTGCAaatctgtttatttacaaagattgCCCAGAAAGTCATGTTTCCCTGAACACCATAGCATCAAACAATAAGTGGCACTTTCTTTGC encodes the following:
- the ITGB1BP2 gene encoding integrin beta-1-binding protein 2 isoform X7, with amino-acid sequence MSADAAKSHPLVQALVHLTAGAAGGVACVVSGQPFDTIKVKMQTFPTMYRGFFDCSVRTYQQEGLPGLYQGTTPALLANVAENAVLFACYGFCQQLVRQLFGLSSVLELSDLQSALAGSFSSVFSSMVLCPAELVKCRMQALHEMKVTGRTALAHHSSTWATVKNIFQSEGLLGFFQGLTSTWLREVPGYFFFFGGYEVSRSFFTQAGQCKEDLDSCVYHPGVPIFHDALKGWSCCKKRTTDFSEFLSIKL